Below is a genomic region from Henckelia pumila isolate YLH828 chromosome 3, ASM3356847v2, whole genome shotgun sequence.
caCAAAGTTGACCCGTAATACATCAGAAATAGTAATAATTAAGGTCCCAAATTCTGCAGAATAAATTCCTTCACACAACAAAATTCATACCAATTTTCTCTCACTATACTCGCTTTGGACACCGCTTCTGGCGGCGACGCTTGCCGGAGCTCCGTTTCTATGAGCTTGGTGGTGTGCGATTGAGCCCTATTTGTTTCGGGGGCGGAAGAATGTGCCGGTGACTCGGACTGCTGGAAGACCCGACCGATGCTTGCTTCCGCATGATAGAAGATCTAATTAACTCGTGATGACCGGTTAGAATCCGAATCGATTGATCCTTTTTTGGGTGTGTGtgtgttaaaaaaaataattttttacgtGCTTTGTAGATGAGTGATTAATTAATTGTTTGTGTTGTAAATTTGTCTGTTTTCTCCAGAATACCTGGAGAAGGAGCTGCGGATTTTGATGGGGTTACGCTTGTTTTTCTGAAAGTTAGAGTCTTTATCGGAGAGACCATTTTTGTATTGTTCGGGTGGGTTTGGAGAGGTTTGAGAATAAATTGAGGATTTTTAAGTCTCAATAAAGGTTGGTTCGCTGATACAGATTGAATGCTTTTTTTTCAACGGAAAAGGATTTCACAAGTTTATGAATAGTTGGGTCGGATTGACAGATTGCGTATACTGTTGCTAGGATGGGATATTTGTATTTGATATTGGCAAAATGATTGGTAAAATTGGAGCTTAATTTCAatagaaaggaaaaaaaaaaacataaagttACAtctggtttttttttattaagtgGGTTTCATAGGTATGGGATGCTATTGATTTGCTAATTTGTTTCTCATTGGATAAGGAGAGTGCTACAATGGATTCAAAAGCCAACAAGCTAACAAAGTTTGTGTTTTCATCTTTTGATCGAAATAAGTCAAGTTTTACTTTTGTGGTTGGAGAAGGTATAAGAAAGATATTGAGAGGAGAAGATGATGATGGCCATTTTCATTATTGAATCAAGTGATTCTTTTCTCCCTGGTTTGCTTGATGACGTTGCATTGACGTGTCTTGCTCGAGCTTATAGATCAGATTATGCTTCTTTGTCATTCTTAAATGCAAGATTCAATAGGCTGATTAAAAGTGGGTATTTGTACGAGCTGAGAAGGCAGTTGGGGATTGTGGAGCATTGGGTGTATATGGTTTGTGATCCAAGAGGGTGGGAGGCATTTGATCCCTTCAGGAAGAAATGGATGAGATTGCCTAAAATTCCTTGCGATGACTGTTTTAATTGTGCTGATAAGGAGTCATTGGCTGTGGGGAATGAGTTGTTGGTTTTCGGACGTGAGCTGTTCGAGTTTGCCATTTGGAAGTACAGCCTGACTCGCCGTGTTTGGGTCAAGTGTGAAGGAATGAATCGTCCTCGTTGTCTTTTTGCATCAGGTAGTCTTGGATCAATAGCCATTGTAGCTGGAGGAAGCGACAAGGATGGGAACGTGTTAAAATCTGCCGAGCTTTACAATTCCTTAACTGGTAAGTGGGAAATGTTGCCGAGCATGCACTCTCCTCGTAGATTATGCTCTGGATTTTTCATggataaaaaattttatgttattggtgGAATGACTAGTCCCACCGACTCGTTAACTTGTGGGGAGGAGTTTGACCTTAATGCAAGAAAGTGGAGAAAAATCGAGGGCATGTATCCCAATGTCAACCGAGCAGCACAAGCACCTCCTCTTGTTGCAGTAGTTGACAACCAACTCTATGCTGTCGAATATGCGACTAACATGGTGAAGAAGTATAACAAAGAAAAGAACTCGTGGGACGAAGTAGGGAGACTTCCAGTGAGGGCCGATTCATCAAATGGTTGGGGTCTTGCTTTCAAGTCCTGTGGAGATGCACTGCTTGTTGTAGGTGGTCAAAGGGGTCCTGAAGGTGAAGCTATTGTCTTGAATTCCTGGCATCCAAAGTCGGGAGTAAAAAATGACACTTTGGATTGGAAAATTATTGGAGTGAAGGAGCATTCAGGTGTCTTTGTCTACAATTGCGCTATCATGGGTTGCTGAGCCATGATTCTACCTTTAGGTCTTTTCTCTTATTTTCCGACATTTGTTATTGTTTGAATCATCATCTTTCAATTGTTCGACATAATAGTCGACTTATATGTTGGTTGTTTGATTCTGCGTCTTATTTACTCTTGGaactattggatttgtattttgtCTCATTCTGGAGACTGTTTGGGATCACAATTAACTGcatgacacaaaaatatatcaAGTGATGTATGTATCTCTTTTTTATTCTAGTGTTCATTTTTTGTTGGTAAGCATGGTAGTTCATGTTAGTAGCCATTCCAAACCACAGTCATATCTCATGGAATATCATTGACATTTGTTATCCCGAGCATTAACTGAAACCTGGGGGATTTCTATATGGAAAATATTGTGCATGCAATGTATACAATTCAATTATGCTTGTTTTGTTGGTAGCAACCCACTGAATGTTACTTTTTAGGCCTAAAATGTAATGGATGCTGGCAGTAGCACCTTCAACTCCTTGTCCGCAATCGAGTGGTGGAAAATCTGTTTTACCTGCAACTTCATCGTACCATGCATTGTTAGTATTTCATATTCAGTTCTCAGTGCCAACTAAGTCACTGTAAAATCACATCATAACAGAGAACTTACCGGACAGTTGCATTAGCTTTGATTTATGATGAAGACAGTCATGGTTCTTCTTGGGTTGGTTTATGCTACAATCTACATGTGCAAAAACACTCCTCGTGTAGCATGTGTATTAGAACAGTGGGAGTCCTACACATTTTATATAAGATCTATATACATCCAATCCTAAATGCTATGCCGAGTCGTTCTTTCGAGATAGTTTGGATTAAACCGTTCTTTGCTGCTTCCTGTAACACATGTTGAACTTCAACAGGGGGAAGTtggaattttgaatttgtgaTGCTTTAATGTACGAGGAAAATCttgtatatttataaaaattttaacatcaatatttttttatcatgtgGAGCTTGGATTGGCTTCGCAATGTTAACAAGATTGCGTATATGAGAACCTAAGACAATCGAATGCAAGATATCGATGGTGCACGAATTGTGCCTAATGGCTAATTTAAGATTATACGAGGTTCAAGGCTATCCCCTGAGGCCATCTTACAAGCAGTCGGCGAGTGGCCATTAAAGTAGCAAATTGAGCCGCCTTGTGAGCTTTTTCGGCCCAAGCATTCCATTTGTATCAGAGAAATTAATACATTTTCAAGCTCAATCTGAGCCTATATTATTTTACCCAATAGCAATTAGCACATGTACTTGAACCAAGTAAATTTGTTAATATCCTGTaaagatattatttttttcaattttaagaTCCAACTAACGCCAGGCATAGTTCGAGTATTTTCTTAATAGAATTCGattattaaatttgaaatgaaagaatgGAAATAGAAGACAAATTCTAGATGGAGCCACAATGAAGCCCAAAGCCATTCATTTCTTGAGCTACCAGTCAAGTTTCGAACCAACTTACCAAATTCGAGTTTGAGTTCAAATAAGAAAAGAGTAATATCATTCGGTGGCCATTTGATTTATTTCCAACTCCAGCAATCAAATGAGCCCGACATGAAACAAGTTCCAGTTGATGTAAAAGAACCAAGGATACACGTACATGCTCCTGGCAGGAACAACCACGTCCAAGTTCACCAACCCATTAACTTGTCATTCTATTTCGGTTAACTATCAATTCGTTATGCAAATCGAGTTGGACAAACAATACTAAAGCCATAGCCTATAGCTGCTTAAATCTTAGGCGAACAACAAATCCAACACAAACGGGCTACTAGTTGGCTCGACTGACCTAGTCAGTTTTAACAGCTCTACTAGTCCCACTGGCGATATTTTGTAGTTGCCGAATGTGAGTAACATGTAAATGAGTAAACCAAAGAGCAACCCTTTAAACAAAGCATAGTTAACATAGGAGAAACCTTCCTCCACAACCCAGCGAAGGAAATTACAGGCATCAAATTCAACACAGAATACAGATTCAAATACAATACACGAGAAAGAAGTGTGGATTATGTCCTCAATCCGCCacttcaatttatttttaacaGAAACAAAGCACACATAAGCGCAAGTTCACAAAAGACATACAGAGCTCAATCTCCCAACCAATCATGGGCATATACCCCACTCTTCCTCAGACTTTTCAAAAGGTTCTTGCAGTCTCCGCATGTGGTTGTTTTGCAGTCTGCAGGATCTGCACAGTGGAGGAAGAGTTCGTCGACACGGCATATTGCTCCGGTTTTGAATAGTTCGACAAGAATGTTTAACTCCATAAACTTCGTGTTCATCATAAGGACCACGAAATCTTCATCTGATACTGTTTCATTAAACCAGAAAATAAAGTCAAACCCTTTTTCATCAATGGGAGCACTCAAATATTCATCAGGGGTGATTTCTGGTGCAATTGAATCTCCATCTAGAGCCGGATGATAGACAAAGGTGATGCCAGGATCTGTAACAAAAGACGAGAGAACAGACATTTTGTGATCAATAACAAACACCTCAAAAGCAGTGTGATGGTTGGAACAATACGGCTTCGACATTTTGGCAATACTCGACTTAGCGAATTCCCCCGCACCGACATTGATATAAACCAGTTTGTTTCTAGAGGAGATATTCATGAAATTGGGGAGATATGATTGCTCCAGGTTGAATTGCCTCGAGTCCTTGTGGGCTAGAGGCTCGATATACTTCATAAAAGGCTTGTTTTTTGTGATGGAAGGACAATCATTTGGAAGTTGAAAATGCTCAAAGGAAGCAAAGTTTCCAACTTTCTTCTTAAATATCACAAGTGTAAAAGATCCAACACCACAAACATGAACAACATCAGAGCTCTTCAAGAATGACGCAACAGTGGTGGCAGACCTCACTAAGCCACCTGAATAGAACTTACGAGCTCCAACAAGCATTGCACCTGTTCCTCCGGGATGCAATACACGCTCAATCTCCAGCACAAGGAGAGCAGGAACTGAGACCTTATCGAGATCTCCTGAGAACACAAAGTCGAAATGATCATCCTCAAAGTTGAGCTCATACACAAATCTCCTCTTGAAAAGGGAGAAAAATGGGTGCTTGTCAACCCCAGAAGCATCAGGAAATCCCAGCTCGTGCAACACGGACACGGAGGAGGCTGATCCTTCTCCAACACATAATGCTCTGGCATTTGATTGCAACAAGTTCTTCTGCATTAACTCTTTAAACACAATTTTAGTCAAGTTTTCACTTTCTTTGCACAATGTGGCATGATCCCTTGACGGATGAAATGAGATATTCGAGAAATTTCCAGCATCGAAAGACGGGTTCGAGCGCAAATTCAAAgggcattcattaacatcagaAACCATGGGCTCGATTACCCGAAACTCACGGGCCATTTGCATCAAAGAGAGAATAATCACAGCCAGCACAAGCATAAAGGCCCTTAACACCAGAAGCCTCGCCAGTGGCCCCCGAAGCACTTGCCATTTCAAGAACTTGTAGTTCATTTCTTGCAACTTAAATTAAGTCCCTTTAGACCCAATTCCCAGATCTTTCAACTAATTGAAACTATCAGATCTATAACAGCGTAGCGATTAACTCAACTTAAAAGCTAAAGATCGGATAAAGTAAAAATTCAAGAGAAATCCAACAGATAAGCAGAACGAACAAATTAGCGAGTGCAAAACCTGGACGAGGTGTGATTTCCACCCACCAGTAATCCCATTGAAATTTGGCACCCTAACCAGACTCTCGTTGAAATCCTTCTCGCCATTGGTTCAAACCACTCACCCATCCTGATTCAACTCATCAGTTGCTCAAGTTTAGCCAAAATTACATGGTTAAATCGCTAGAGACAGCTACAATAGGTTTGAATTCGTGTTGGGTTTCAGATATTGTATGATCTAGGGTTAGGGAAATGGAACGGCTGAAGTGATTAGCGGTGTGGCTGTGAAGAAGACAGGAGTAAGGGAAGGAGTGTGGGTTGTCGtattaattattgatttataATTATTTCGTTAAACTGATGATTGAcatcttgattattattttaaattttaaaataagaaaaataaatgaatAGATTTTCACTTGGACCATTGTATTGTTattcttataataataataatataaaaattgagCTAAAATTTATGTTCATCGCTCATGATGAAAATTAGATAAGTATATAGTTGAATGATCATGAATTTCAATTTTctctaaaaacatttttttgatCAAGATTATCGATCAAAGTATAACTAGTACGATTTTCTCCGTCACTCATCCACAATTGTGATTTCTCTCACCAAAAGTACCATATGTTGTGATTATTTGTGGTGTTTAATAAGTTATTAAAGAAcacttgattttgtgatttgattCGCTTTACAAAGTAGACAACTAGCACTTGATCCAAAGAGAGGATAAAAATGTtcgatgaataaaatatatatattttttagaagCCAATGCTTTAAAAATTACTTTCATAAAGATTAGTTGTGTGTCAAAATCATCGATGGTCTCAAGGTGGGAAAGGATCCTAATACTGTCGGTTCACACAGACGTTGAAGTAGACCATTCGACGGTGATGGGAAACTTAGGTGTCAATTGTCATCAAATGGTCAAGATTTAATGCCTATAAAATATATaagctttttattttattttattttatttgtcattgattaattatatattatataatagtgGAAAAGAAGAGGGAGTGACTTATAAATCGCCACTCACTTTTATAAATGCCGGTCCAATTTATGTTAAGGATACGCCTGTGAGACTCGGTTTATATCTGTTGAGAAAAGAACtagttttgatataaaaataattatacgtTTTTATTATTATCGGATATTGATTTTACAAATTAATCCATGAGACAGTCttgtaagatttttttttatttttttagtaagtCTTCTGTGTGACGATCTCACAACCTATGCATATTTAAGTAATATGTCTACTCAAATTAACATATATCATACAAAAATTTTCATGACATAACTAagaaaaattgatatttttcaGGGATACTATAggcatgaaataatatttttgatggGTCGAATATTTTCTACTAATATCAACATTATTTCATAATATTTCTTCATAATATAactatcaataataataataataattttacaatgaaaataatactttagacataaatattaatactctacataGGCCGGGTAGGAATCTTTTAGCATAATTAATGAATTTTTTAAGAAGAAAAATAATGCATCTTATCTAGCAAAAAATGCGTGAAAATAATTATAACTAGTCACCGcagcacacgcgttgcgtgtgtaacataatatatatatatacacataaaaCTTGTggatcaaaaatataattttataaaataattatgtatttttttacgGTCGTTGAGTTTTTTTAGTGGAGAAGTTttgtataaatttatttaagagacttttgtaaaaaaaaaaaatttacttaatAGAAGGGCAAAGTGAAAAAGAATTTTTGGTGTGTTAATGCCACACCAAAAATAGTTTTTCTAATATCATCAACTATTAGGGAAAATTGATAAATTGGTCCGGTAAGTTTACCATTTTTTGATTTTGGTCCGATATCTTTGACATCTTTGATTTAAGTTCAGTATCTTTAAATTGTTTAGGAATTTGGTCCTTTTTTCTACCAATTTGCTGAAGTGGCATTTCTTTCTGGTGACATGAAAATTTAAATTGATGTTTTGGCCACATCACATATACATGTGGATTTTAATATACACGTCATATTAATTATTGCACAAACATCTAAAACCCTCCCTCCCCTCTCTCTGATATGCATTGAACGTACTGAATCCCTTTTATTTTTGTCTCTCGATAAATCGCTTAAGTCCTAAGCAGAAGAGAAGTAATTTTACATCAGAAGATAATTTGTTTTACGAGAAATGCGGATTCGGGCTGCAGCTGATCTTCATCTACCACCACCGAAATATGGTATAAATGTTTAATCTTtatgagttttaaaattttgtgtttttttcACTTCCATTTGCATCATCCCTTATTCTGAGTTTAATCATTCTCACATTCATCTACAAGATTCTTGTTTTATGtggaaattattttttctaggtTATTCATATAATATTCATTTTTTATgtatatgcagataaaaaaAAAGCTCTTTACTTTGGTTATTCACTATGGAGGCAAGTTCCACGCAGAAGATCTTCAAGCTTATGTAGGTGGTCATATAAATAAGTTCGATTATTATGATTTGAACATGTTAATGTTGCAGTACTTTAAAATGGTTGCTGAACATGGGAATGTAAAGCATCCAATGAGATGTTATACAAATGATGATATTGGTTTTTATAGTGATCGAAAATGACAAGAATTTGAAGGTAATGTGTGAAAAGAGATTGAAAACTTCTAGAGAAGTGAACATATACATTGTGGAAGAGGAACATGCTATTATTTTCAATAGATCTGTTGTTGTTAAGGATTCATATGTCATTGAGCAAGGGAAAACAAATGAAAGTGATGAAAATGGAAGTGATTGGGCAGAGTTTGAAGATGAAAATGATGGAGAAGGTGAAAGTGATGAATTTAGTGAGAGCTGTtatgatgatgaagatgatgatacaTTATTCAATACGAATATTGATATTGGAGTAGAGTCGATTGGAGATCAGCAATTAAGCATAGGGATATTAGAAAATTCCATGATTGGTGAGTCTGGTGACGAGAATCTGAATAGCAGTGAGGATGATTTGAGAAGTAACAATGGCTCAGATACTAAAACGGAGTCACAGAGGTTTCCAATCTTCAACCATTTGGAGAAATATGATCCTACTTTTGAACTTGGAATGGTGTTTTGCACAAAAAAAGAATTGAGGAGTGCCATACACTCACAAGCTATTAAAGAAAAACGGAAcataaatattacaaaaatgACAAAACTAGAGTTCATGCAAAGTGTGCAGACAAAGAATGTGGTTGGAAGCTCCATGCATTGAAAATTCAAGGTGAATCTACTTTTCAGATTAAAAAGTATGTATCTACGCATACTTGTGGGTCGAGTTTCTTTaagaaaaatttgaaatctagTTGGTTGTCtaaaaaatatgcaaacaaattcAGTTCTGATCCGAAAAGAAATGTCAAAGGATTCAGATTTGATGCAAGCAGATTTACGATGTAATGTTTCTCACTATCAAGCTTATATTGCCAAAAGAAAAAGCTATCAACCAAGTACAAGGCCCGACTGATGAACAATATTCTCTTGTATGGGATTTTGCAAACGAGGTAAAAAGATCGAACCCTGGTAGTACTGTTGTTGTAGGCACAGATGACTCCACCGGGCAAATTAGATTTGATAGATTATATTTGTGCTTAAATGCTTTGAGAGAAGGATTTTTGGCAGGTTGTAGACCTTTCATAGGGATAGATGGATGTCATTTGAGAGGGCCAAGTGCTGGAGTTCTTTTGACTAGCTGTAGGTGTTGACCCAAACAATAACATTTTTCCTATTGCATATGCTGTTGGTTATGAAAGAAACTGTGAGAAACTTGGGGTTGGTTTTTGGCTTTGCTAAAGTTGGAATTCAAAATTGTTAGGGATTATGAGTGGACCTTCATGTCAGATAACAAAAAGGCCTCATCCAAGCAATGCGAGAAGTATTTCCTAATGCTGAACACAGGTTTTGTGTTAGGCATATGCATGCCAACTTTTCGAAATGCTGGGTTTTAGGGGCACAAGCATTCAAACATGCTGTGTGGGAGTGTGCTAGGGCATCAACTGTTAATGAATTTGATAGGAAAATGAAAGAACTAAGAGAACTCGATGAAAATGCCTACCAATGGTTCAATGATAAGGCACCTACTCAGTGGAGTAGATCATACTTTCAAGAATTTCCTAAGTGTGAACATGCTACT
It encodes:
- the LOC140890824 gene encoding LOW QUALITY PROTEIN: F-box/kelch-repeat protein At5g60570-like (The sequence of the model RefSeq protein was modified relative to this genomic sequence to represent the inferred CDS: inserted 2 bases in 1 codon); this translates as MDSKANKLTKFVFSSFDRNKSSFTFVVGEGIRKILRGEDDDGHXFIIESSDSFLPGLLDDVALTCLARAYRSDYASLSFLNARFNRLIKSGYLYELRRQLGIVEHWVYMVCDPRGWEAFDPFRKKWMRLPKIPCDDCFNCADKESLAVGNELLVFGRELFEFAIWKYSLTRRVWVKCEGMNRPRCLFASGSLGSIAIVAGGSDKDGNVLKSAELYNSLTGKWEMLPSMHSPRRLCSGFFMDKKFYVIGGMTSPTDSLTCGEEFDLNARKWRKIEGMYPNVNRAAQAPPLVAVVDNQLYAVEYATNMVKKYNKEKNSWDEVGRLPVRADSSNGWGLAFKSCGDALLVVGGQRGPEGEAIVLNSWHPKSGVKNDTLDWKIIGVKEHSGVFVYNCAIMGC
- the LOC140891554 gene encoding uncharacterized protein; the encoded protein is MNYKFLKWQVLRGPLARLLVLRAFMLVLAVIILSLMQMAREFRVIEPMVSDVNECPLNLRSNPSFDAGNFSNISFHPSRDHATLCKESENLTKIVFKELMQKNLLQSNARALCVGEGSASSVSVLHELGFPDASGVDKHPFFSLFKRRFVYELNFEDDHFDFVFSGDLDKVSVPALLVLEIERVLHPGGTGAMLVGARKFYSGGLVRSATTVASFLKSSDVVHVCGVGSFTLVIFKKKVGNFASFEHFQLPNDCPSITKNKPFMKYIEPLAHKDSRQFNLEQSYLPNFMNISSRNKLVYINVGAGEFAKSSIAKMSKPYCSNHHTAFEVFVIDHKMSVLSSFVTDPGITFVYHPALDGDSIAPEITPDEYLSAPIDEKGFDFIFWFNETVSDEDFVVLMMNTKFMELNILVELFKTGAICRVDELFLHCADPADCKTTTCGDCKNLLKSLRKSGVYAHDWLGD